The Herbiconiux sp. A18JL235 region CTCGCCCGGCGATTCTTCTCGGCGAACGCCCTGCGCTACTTCGTGCCGCCCGTCATGGTGACTGCGGCCGTGCTGGGCTTCGTGCTCGGGGTGGTCGGGCTCGTCAGCGCGCTGGCGGGCGGCGGGCCCGCCTCCTGGCTCCTCGTCGGCTTCGTCGTTCCCGCCGTCTACCTGCTCTTCGTCGCCGTCGCGGCGCTGGGCGCGGCCCGGAAGGAGGGTGCGCCAACCGGGGTATGGTTTCTCGTAGTCCTGCCGTGCATCCACTTCAGCTGGGGTCTCGGCTTCATCCTCGGCTTCCTCAAGCTGACGAAGAACATCGCCGCGCACACGGGAAGGTGACAGTGCCGATTACCGCAGGGCCGAACGCCGCAGGGCCGAACACCGCCCGCCCCGGCTCGATCGCCGAGCTCAAGGCCGTGGCCCAGCCGCCCGAGGTGCGCGGCCGGCGCAACGCCGAGCACTGGACGGCCTCGCTCTACCTCAGGCGGCTCTCGCCCTACGTCACCTGGGTGCTGCTGAAGACCTCCATCTCGGCCAACGGCGTGACCGGGCTCATGATCCTCACCGGCTGGGCCACCGCAGCGGCCCTGCTCATCCCGGGCATCGCGGGCGCCGCCCTCGCCCTGGTGCTCGGCCAGATGCAGATGCTCGTCGACTGCTGCGACGGCGAGGTCGCCCGCTGGCGGCGCACCTCGTCTCCCGCGGGCGTCTTCCTCGACAAGGTCGGGCACTACACGACCGAGGCGCTCATCCCGATCGTGCTCGGCATCCGCGCCGCCGGCTTCCCCTTCGACACGCCCGACGACTTCCTCTGGACCACCCTCGGCCTCCTGCTCGCCCTCGTCATCGTGCTGAACAAGGCGCTCAACGACATGGTGCACGTCGCTCGGGCGAACGCCGGGCTGGAGAAACTCGCCGACAAGCAGGGCGAGTCGGAACCCTCGCAGGCCCTCGTGGCGAAGCTCCGCCGGGCCGCCCGGTTCGTGCCGTTCCACCGGCTCTACCACTCGGTCGAGCTCACCATGCTGGTGTTCGTCTTCGCCGTGGTGGGCCTGTTCATCGGTGGGGTGCTTGCCGACCGCATCCTGCTGGTGGCGCTGGTGCCGCTGTCGATGCTCGCGCTGGTGGGGCACTTCGTGGCCATCATGGCGTCGAAGCGGGTGCGGTCCTGAGCACCGCACCCACCGTCGGCGTGGTGCTGCTCACCCGGGGCACGCGGCCCGCCGAGCTGCTCCGAGGCGCCGAGTCGCTCCTCGCCCAGCGGGGGGTGACGCTCGACATCGTCTGCGTGGGCAACGGCTGGGTGCCCGAGGGGCTCCCGGATGCGGTGCGCACCCTGGCACTGCCCGAGAACGTCGGCATCCCGGCCGGCCGCAACGCCGGCGCCCGGGTCGTGACGGGGGAGTACGTGTTCTTCCTCGACGACGACGCGAGCCTGCCCGACCCCGGCTTCCTCGCCGACGCGATCGTGAAGCTCGTCGCCGACCCGCGCATCGGGCTGCTCCAGCCGCGGGTCGTCGACCCGTCGGGCGCCACCAACCCGAGGCGCTGGGTGCCCCGCATCCGCAAGGGCGACGCGGGCGACTCCGGGCCGGTGTTCTCGGTGTGGGAGGGTGCGACACTCCTGCCGCGGGCGGTGTTCGATCGCACCGGGGGGTGGGCCGCGCCGTTCTTCTACGCCCACGAGGGCATCGAGCTGGCCTGGCGGGTGTGGAACCAGGGGCTCGTCACCTGGTACGCCGGCGACCTCGTCGCCAACCACCCGGCGATCGAGCCCACCCGTCACGCCTACTACTACCGGCTGAACGCGCGCAATCGGGTCTGGCTCGCCAAGCGCAACCTGCCGTGGCTATTGGTGCCGCTGTACGTGGGCAGCTGGACGGGCATCCAGGTGCTGCGCTGGGCGCGTCGGCCGGCGGCCTTGCGCGCCTGGTTCGGCGGCTGGGCGGAAGGGTGGCGGAGCGACGCGGGGGAGCGGCGGCCGATGTCGTGGCGCACGGTGGCGCGGATGGCGCGGGCGGGCCGGCCCCCGGTCGTCTGAGCGCCGCAGCACGACCGCGAAGGTCACGATTGCCTAAAGAAGACCCGGGTGGCCGCTGATCGGTCGGGCTCGGCCCGAGCCCATGGTTAGCCTTGTGCGGTGGGATTGATGAACGACGCGAAACTCGGCTGGCGCGTGGCGCGCGACCTCCTGCGGTCGCGGCGCATCCGGTCGAAGCTCGCCTCCCAGCTCGAGGCCCGCGGCCCGCTTCCGAAGCGCCGCTACGAGATCGGGGTGTACTTCGCCGACGGCGACGTGAACCTCTATCAGCTGCGCCAGTGGTACCGCCCGCTGGCCGAGCTCGACAAGACACACCCCGTCGTCATCCTGAGCCGTAACCCCACCGCCACCTCCGCCCTTCTCGAGGAGTCACCGGTTCCGGTCGCCCATGTGCGCTCGGTGCGCTCGCTCGAAGAGCTGCTGCTCGACCATGAGCTCAAGATCGTGTTCTACGTCAATCAGAACGCCCGCAACTTCCAGATGATGCGGTACGGCCGTCGCTGGCACGTGTTCATCAATCACGGCGAGAGCGACAAGATGTACATGACGACGAACCAGTTCAAGGCCTACGACTACAGCTTCGTCGCCGGAGACGCCGCCATCTCGCGGCTGCAGCGCGTGCTCTGGGACTACGACTTCGACAAGCGCGCCATCCGCATCGGGCGCCCCCAGGCCGACCACTACGCCGGCACAGTGCCGTTCACCGCCGACCACCGCCAGGTCGTGCTCTACGCGCCCACCTGGGAGGGTGACCGCGCCGCAGCCCACTACGGGTCGATCGCCAGCCACGGGGTCTCTCTCGTGCGCGACCTGCTCGCCTCGCCCGACCACAGGCTCATCTACCGGCCGCACCCGCGCAGCGGCGTCGTCGACCCGGCGTACGGCGCGGCGAACCGGGAGATCGTGGCCATGATCGCCGCGGCAAACCGTGCCGACCCGTCGGCCGGGCACGTCTACGACACCGGGCCCGAGCTCGGCTGGCAGCTCGCCGCCGCCGACGTGGCGATCGTCGACGTCTCGGCGATGATCTACGACCGCCTCGCCACCGGCAAGCCCCTCCTGGTCACCCGGCCGGTGTCGCCGGATGCTCAGCTCGACACGGGCGGCTACCTCTCCGACTGCGAATGGTTGTCTGCCGAGGAGGCACCCGCGGTGCGCTCGCGCCTCGACCAGGTCTCGCACGACTCCGCCGCCGGGGTGCGTCTCGGCCGCTGGGTCGAGCACTACTTCGGCGACACGACGCCCGGCGCGGCGACGGCGCGGTTCCACGAGGCCGTCGAGCACCTGTTCGCGGAGTGGTCGCGGAACGCGGCGCTGCACGCGCGCGACCTTCCCGTCGACCTGCGCGACCACGAGGTGACCGCCGACGACGACGAACGGCTCACGGCCTGAGGGGTGGCGCGCGGCGCCGTCGGTACCTACCGGCGCTGCGTCAGGAGTGGCTGGAGCGTGCCAGCGCGTACTTCGCGATGAGCACGACGACACCGGCGACCAGCAGTACCACGGCGGCGGTGACGAGCATCGGCGTGAAGTCGTAGCCCGTCTGCGCGAGCACCGGCTGCGTCTCGTCGCGCTGGCCGGCCCAGGCCGCCGAACTCGCCCCGAGCACGACGGCTGCGGTGGCCGCGAGCACTCCCACGAAGGCGACGACGGCGCGGCGGAGGCGGCGGGTGATGGTCACGCTCGGCCTCCTGACGTCGTCTCGTCGCATCTTCGTGCTGCCCGGG contains the following coding sequences:
- a CDS encoding CDP-glycerol glycerophosphotransferase family protein, which produces MGLMNDAKLGWRVARDLLRSRRIRSKLASQLEARGPLPKRRYEIGVYFADGDVNLYQLRQWYRPLAELDKTHPVVILSRNPTATSALLEESPVPVAHVRSVRSLEELLLDHELKIVFYVNQNARNFQMMRYGRRWHVFINHGESDKMYMTTNQFKAYDYSFVAGDAAISRLQRVLWDYDFDKRAIRIGRPQADHYAGTVPFTADHRQVVLYAPTWEGDRAAAHYGSIASHGVSLVRDLLASPDHRLIYRPHPRSGVVDPAYGAANREIVAMIAAANRADPSAGHVYDTGPELGWQLAAADVAIVDVSAMIYDRLATGKPLLVTRPVSPDAQLDTGGYLSDCEWLSAEEAPAVRSRLDQVSHDSAAGVRLGRWVEHYFGDTTPGAATARFHEAVEHLFAEWSRNAALHARDLPVDLRDHEVTADDDERLTA
- a CDS encoding glycosyltransferase family 2 protein; translation: MSTAPTVGVVLLTRGTRPAELLRGAESLLAQRGVTLDIVCVGNGWVPEGLPDAVRTLALPENVGIPAGRNAGARVVTGEYVFFLDDDASLPDPGFLADAIVKLVADPRIGLLQPRVVDPSGATNPRRWVPRIRKGDAGDSGPVFSVWEGATLLPRAVFDRTGGWAAPFFYAHEGIELAWRVWNQGLVTWYAGDLVANHPAIEPTRHAYYYRLNARNRVWLAKRNLPWLLVPLYVGSWTGIQVLRWARRPAALRAWFGGWAEGWRSDAGERRPMSWRTVARMARAGRPPVV
- a CDS encoding CDP-alcohol phosphatidyltransferase family protein — its product is MPITAGPNAAGPNTARPGSIAELKAVAQPPEVRGRRNAEHWTASLYLRRLSPYVTWVLLKTSISANGVTGLMILTGWATAAALLIPGIAGAALALVLGQMQMLVDCCDGEVARWRRTSSPAGVFLDKVGHYTTEALIPIVLGIRAAGFPFDTPDDFLWTTLGLLLALVIVLNKALNDMVHVARANAGLEKLADKQGESEPSQALVAKLRRAARFVPFHRLYHSVELTMLVFVFAVVGLFIGGVLADRILLVALVPLSMLALVGHFVAIMASKRVRS